In the genome of Methylophaga nitratireducenticrescens, one region contains:
- a CDS encoding CbbQ/NirQ/NorQ/GpvN family protein: MANLNYISQNNEVEIFLAAANNRLPVLLKGPTGCGKTRFVQYMAEQLERPLYTIACHDDLSATDLVGRHLIDGSGTYWQDGPLTRAVREGAICYLDEVVEARKDTTVVLHPLSDHRRELPLERTGELIQAHPNFMLVMSYNPGYQNAMKGLKPSTRQRFVSLSFDYPQTDHEIVILCQETGIEKQTASLLISLAQDLRRLQEHDLEEAPSTRLLVYCAIMIKSGVDPKQACYSCLAEPLSDDAETLKTISRIIDNYF, translated from the coding sequence ATGGCTAATTTAAATTATATTTCACAGAACAATGAAGTCGAGATTTTCCTGGCAGCAGCAAATAACCGCTTACCGGTTTTATTAAAAGGGCCTACTGGCTGTGGCAAAACCCGCTTTGTTCAATATATGGCGGAACAACTAGAACGACCGTTATATACCATCGCCTGTCATGATGACTTGTCAGCAACAGACCTGGTAGGACGTCACTTGATCGATGGCAGTGGCACATATTGGCAGGATGGGCCGCTAACCAGAGCTGTACGGGAAGGCGCTATTTGTTATCTTGATGAAGTAGTAGAAGCACGTAAAGATACTACCGTTGTACTGCATCCACTCTCTGATCATCGCCGCGAACTACCATTGGAACGCACAGGAGAATTAATCCAGGCACATCCCAACTTCATGTTAGTCATGTCTTATAACCCGGGTTATCAGAATGCCATGAAAGGCTTAAAACCCAGTACCCGACAACGATTTGTATCTCTAAGCTTTGATTATCCCCAAACAGATCATGAAATCGTTATCTTGTGTCAGGAAACGGGCATAGAAAAGCAGACCGCTTCACTTTTAATTAGTCTCGCACAAGATTTGCGGCGCTTACAGGAACACGATCTGGAAGAAGCTCCCTCAACCCGTCTCTTGGTTTATTGTGCAATTATGATTAAATCCGGTGTGGATCCGAAACAGGCCTGTTATTCCTGCCTGGCAGAACCTTTATCCGATGACGCCGAAACACTGAAAACTATTTCGCGCATAATTGATAATTATTTCTAA
- a CDS encoding nitric oxide reductase activation protein NorD: MESSKTPFIIVWEESNMEEYVGTVWHKLISQKANINHQEATVSLSDLQSELATYYRAMGGDPGKSIEAANTHKVKIHRRFIDKVAGSQQRFYLAWQDERCLRLPPTVSICTDTSLNEDIYFWLTAMAAQMPNINSWFTDNQFATLQLLKKRPGLKRRYHELVEAVSDERKRYWKKLSAINEQEIQIQQALSEPGSVKQLIESKLHPLPVALWLYPSPWMPTDFIAAEETEEGSSSEPDAIEEADAGRKQANREDDSKETDGLLIFRLESLFSWTEHIPVDRPQEEDMDEDAKSAAEDLDVITLSKKRRAGAAKIRFDMDLPSPIHDELPLGEGIRLPEWDYKKQQMRDNFCLLQPFLADEAPPTPMPVHLRALAAKICRQFELLIPERRWLNRQSQGEELDLNAWIDHLSNPTQSVDMPDCYRRLSKDHRDLSCLLLADISMSTDAAINDEQKVIDVIKDSLVIFSSALASSRDHFALYGFSSVKNKQIRYHLLKNFNEPLSDGVYGRIHSLKPGYYTRMGTAIRQSTEILKEQKTQQKLMLILSDGKPNDIDHYEGRYGIEDTRQAILEAKKQGIKPFCITIDHEANKYLPYLFGEQGFCLISDPARLPILLPRLYLNLTKN, translated from the coding sequence TTGGAGTCATCCAAAACCCCGTTTATTATCGTCTGGGAAGAGTCAAATATGGAAGAGTACGTTGGAACAGTCTGGCATAAACTCATCAGCCAGAAAGCAAATATCAACCATCAAGAAGCCACTGTATCGCTTTCGGACCTTCAGAGTGAATTGGCTACTTATTACCGCGCAATGGGTGGAGACCCAGGCAAGTCTATAGAGGCAGCCAATACCCATAAAGTCAAAATCCATCGCCGTTTTATCGATAAGGTTGCCGGTAGTCAGCAACGCTTTTACCTAGCCTGGCAAGATGAACGTTGTTTGCGACTTCCTCCAACAGTATCCATTTGTACCGATACCAGCCTTAATGAAGATATCTATTTTTGGCTTACGGCTATGGCAGCACAAATGCCAAATATAAACTCTTGGTTTACTGATAACCAATTTGCCACCTTACAACTACTCAAAAAAAGACCGGGACTAAAGCGCCGATATCACGAGTTAGTAGAAGCGGTTTCTGATGAACGCAAGCGTTATTGGAAAAAGCTATCTGCAATAAACGAACAAGAAATACAAATTCAACAGGCACTCAGCGAGCCTGGATCTGTTAAACAGCTGATAGAATCTAAACTTCATCCTTTACCTGTTGCCTTATGGCTATACCCTTCCCCCTGGATGCCCACAGACTTCATAGCGGCAGAAGAAACTGAGGAAGGAAGTTCATCCGAACCAGACGCTATTGAAGAAGCTGATGCCGGACGAAAACAAGCCAATCGTGAAGATGACAGTAAAGAAACGGACGGACTTTTAATTTTTCGGCTTGAGAGCTTATTCAGCTGGACAGAGCATATTCCAGTTGATCGACCTCAAGAAGAAGATATGGATGAGGATGCCAAAAGCGCTGCGGAGGATCTGGATGTCATCACATTGTCGAAAAAGCGCAGAGCCGGAGCAGCTAAAATACGCTTTGATATGGATCTTCCCTCTCCAATACATGATGAATTACCTTTAGGAGAAGGCATTCGGCTGCCTGAGTGGGATTATAAAAAGCAACAAATGCGAGACAACTTTTGTCTGTTGCAACCCTTTTTAGCCGATGAAGCCCCCCCCACGCCAATGCCGGTTCATCTGCGGGCTCTAGCCGCTAAAATTTGTCGGCAATTTGAATTGTTAATACCGGAAAGACGCTGGTTAAACCGACAGTCTCAAGGCGAAGAGCTGGATTTAAATGCCTGGATAGATCATTTGTCCAACCCGACACAATCCGTCGATATGCCAGATTGTTATCGTCGGCTCTCCAAAGATCACCGTGATTTATCCTGTCTCTTGCTGGCAGATATTTCCATGTCGACAGATGCCGCTATTAACGATGAACAAAAAGTTATTGATGTCATCAAGGACAGCTTAGTCATTTTCTCCTCGGCATTGGCATCCAGTCGTGACCATTTTGCACTTTACGGTTTTTCATCCGTTAAAAACAAACAAATCCGTTATCACCTGCTGAAAAACTTTAATGAACCCTTGTCAGATGGTGTTTATGGGCGAATTCATTCATTAAAGCCTGGATATTATACCCGTATGGGGACCGCCATCCGCCAGTCGACAGAAATACTGAAAGAGCAAAAAACCCAGCAGAAGTTAATGCTGATTTTGTCCGATGGTAAACCAAACGACATCGATCACTATGAAGGTCGTTACGGTATCGAAGATACGCGCCAGGCAATTCTTGAAGCAAAAAAGCAAGGGATTAAACCCTTCTGTATCACTATTGACCACGAAGCAAATAAATACCTGCCCTATCTTTTTGGCGAACAGGGCTTTTGTCTAATCAGCGATCCAGCACGTTTACCCATACTACTGCCCCGGCTGTATCTGAATCTGACCAAAAACTAA
- a CDS encoding cbb3-type cytochrome c oxidase subunit I, translating into MNYQSQAVAKPYFIFALILFAGQILFGLIMGLQYVVGDFLSLYIPFNVARMVHTNLLLVWLLFGFMGASYYLVPEESQTELYSPLLAKITFWVFAAAGVATILGYLLVPYSELARLTRNDLLPTMGREFLEQPTITKIGLVVVILAFVFNIGMTILKGRKTVVNMVLITGLIGLALLFLFSFYNPSNLVLDKFFWWWVVHLWVEGVWELIMGAILAFVLIKVTGVDREIIEKWLYVIIAMALISGLIGMGHHYFWIGPGEYWLWLGSIFSAIEPVPFFMMMLFAFRMVEQRRIHHKNEVATLWAKGTAVMAFLGAGVWGFLHTLAPVNYYTHGSQLTAAHGHLAFFGAYAMVVMCIISYAMPIMRGRPQGNSPQAQQLERFAFWAMCIAMIGITLALTAAGVWQIILQRIPDDANSLAFMATQEAISPVYWARLGFGLLFLGGLIAYFASFFVGGDTVSDTEAKVVTNPA; encoded by the coding sequence ATGAATTATCAATCTCAGGCGGTGGCAAAACCGTATTTTATTTTCGCACTCATATTATTCGCCGGACAGATCCTGTTTGGTTTGATTATGGGTTTGCAGTATGTTGTGGGTGACTTTTTATCCCTATACATACCTTTTAATGTTGCCAGAATGGTGCATACCAACTTATTACTTGTCTGGTTACTATTCGGCTTTATGGGAGCATCTTATTATCTGGTACCCGAAGAGTCACAAACGGAGTTATACAGTCCGTTATTGGCAAAAATAACTTTCTGGGTCTTTGCAGCAGCGGGGGTCGCCACAATTCTGGGTTATCTGCTGGTGCCTTATTCTGAGCTTGCCCGCCTAACCCGGAATGATCTGCTTCCAACAATGGGACGTGAGTTTCTGGAACAACCAACTATTACAAAAATTGGACTGGTTGTGGTTATTCTGGCATTCGTATTCAATATAGGAATGACCATTCTCAAGGGCCGTAAAACCGTCGTTAATATGGTATTGATTACCGGCCTGATCGGTTTGGCTCTCTTGTTTTTGTTTTCATTCTATAACCCGTCAAACCTGGTACTGGATAAATTCTTCTGGTGGTGGGTTGTTCATCTCTGGGTTGAAGGTGTCTGGGAATTGATCATGGGTGCTATTCTTGCCTTTGTATTGATTAAAGTCACTGGCGTCGACCGTGAAATTATTGAAAAATGGTTATATGTCATTATCGCTATGGCATTGATTTCCGGCTTAATCGGTATGGGACATCACTATTTCTGGATTGGCCCTGGCGAATACTGGTTGTGGTTAGGTTCAATTTTCTCTGCTATCGAACCTGTTCCATTTTTCATGATGATGCTGTTTGCTTTCCGAATGGTTGAACAACGTCGGATTCACCATAAGAACGAAGTAGCAACATTGTGGGCGAAAGGCACAGCTGTTATGGCATTCCTGGGTGCAGGTGTATGGGGCTTTTTACATACATTAGCTCCCGTCAACTACTATACCCATGGGTCACAACTTACAGCAGCACATGGTCACTTGGCCTTTTTTGGGGCTTATGCGATGGTTGTAATGTGTATTATTTCTTATGCCATGCCAATTATGAGAGGACGGCCTCAGGGTAACTCACCTCAGGCACAACAACTAGAACGCTTTGCTTTCTGGGCGATGTGTATTGCCATGATAGGTATCACGCTGGCATTAACTGCTGCCGGTGTATGGCAAATAATCTTACAACGTATTCCTGATGATGCTAATTCTCTGGCATTTATGGCCACACAGGAAGCTATCAGTCCTGTCTACTGGGCACGTCTCGGCTTTGGCCTGTTGTTCCTTGGAGGCTTGATTGCTTATTTTGCAAGCTTCTTTGTCGGTGGTGATACCGTTTCAGATACCGAAGCGAAAGTCGTTACCAATCCTGCATGA
- a CDS encoding c-type cytochrome: MATEFFNKGMARNIYYGGSFFFILLLLGLTFDTMLVLPERDNRHLITESVVEGKHLWEANNCVGCHSIMGEGAYYAPELMNVFDRYGNGDEEIFKGFMRGWMAAQPLNVPGRRQMPQFNLTDEQVDALSDFLIWTSRIKNNNWPPNIQG; encoded by the coding sequence ATGGCGACTGAATTTTTTAACAAAGGAATGGCCCGTAATATCTATTACGGCGGCAGCTTCTTTTTTATCCTGCTCTTACTGGGGCTGACTTTTGACACGATGCTGGTTTTACCAGAACGGGATAACCGACATTTAATTACCGAGTCTGTCGTTGAGGGTAAGCACTTATGGGAAGCCAATAATTGTGTGGGTTGCCATTCCATTATGGGCGAAGGAGCCTATTACGCGCCAGAGCTCATGAATGTTTTTGATCGCTATGGTAATGGTGATGAAGAAATTTTTAAAGGGTTTATGCGTGGCTGGATGGCAGCCCAACCGTTGAATGTACCAGGTCGTCGTCAAATGCCCCAATTCAACCTGACTGATGAACAAGTTGATGCGTTGTCAGATTTTCTTATCTGGACTTCTCGTATCAAAAATAATAACTGGCCGCCTAATATTCAAGGTTAA
- the norR gene encoding nitric oxide reductase transcriptional regulator NorR, producing the protein MTSPVFYKALIRLVSDLSSDLPAEERYSRLLQEVVNIFPCDAAALLQFENGYLKPLAVRGLSVDTMGRRFKVDEHPRLQRLLHSRDPVRFAADSELPDPYDGLVENAGHKLHVHDCMGASLHINNRPWGVLTLDAMDPRRFDQIEPTILKTFIGLTEATVKAAGRIAALAARAEHEHQVAATLQEQNQQVEIVGSSPAIEKLCNEIDVVARSDLTVLVLGETGVGKELVARSVHNKSQRNKKSLVYINCAALPEGIAESELFGHVKGAFSGATSDRAGKFEIAHGGTLFLDEIGELPLSLQAKLLRVLQSGEIQRVGSDRHKEVDVRIVAATNRNLLEEIERKQFRADLYHRLSVYPITVPPLRDRENDILLLAGYFMEANQRRLGVRGLRLSQAAQQALLAYNWPGNVRELEHLISRAALKAIAGKKHPDPVILQEKNLGLHLVDSDTDSVEEELITGLTPEWSRFSHFDNVRDAQDEFLRYLIQERLDQFDGNRSAAARSLGLDRGNFHRLMKRLE; encoded by the coding sequence ATGACATCACCCGTTTTTTATAAAGCGCTTATTCGCCTGGTTTCTGATCTTTCCAGCGATCTTCCCGCTGAGGAGCGCTATAGCCGCTTATTACAAGAAGTTGTAAATATTTTTCCTTGTGATGCCGCCGCCTTACTCCAATTTGAGAATGGTTATCTAAAACCGTTGGCAGTAAGAGGGTTATCAGTGGATACAATGGGCAGGCGTTTCAAAGTTGATGAACACCCGCGGCTTCAAAGGCTTTTACATTCCCGTGACCCTGTCCGGTTTGCTGCAGATAGTGAGCTTCCGGATCCATATGATGGTCTTGTCGAAAATGCTGGACATAAGTTACATGTTCACGATTGCATGGGGGCTTCTTTACATATAAATAACAGGCCCTGGGGAGTTTTGACGCTAGATGCAATGGATCCTCGTCGTTTTGATCAAATTGAACCGACGATTCTGAAAACCTTTATTGGTCTAACGGAGGCGACAGTAAAGGCGGCAGGCCGTATTGCGGCATTAGCCGCCCGCGCTGAACATGAACATCAAGTTGCTGCAACATTGCAAGAACAAAACCAACAGGTAGAAATAGTAGGAAGCAGCCCTGCCATTGAAAAGTTATGCAATGAAATAGATGTGGTGGCACGGTCAGATCTGACAGTACTGGTTCTGGGGGAAACCGGTGTCGGTAAAGAATTGGTGGCACGGTCTGTGCATAACAAATCTCAACGTAATAAAAAATCATTGGTTTATATCAACTGTGCAGCGTTACCTGAAGGCATTGCCGAAAGTGAGTTGTTTGGTCATGTAAAAGGTGCTTTTTCCGGCGCAACCAGTGATCGTGCCGGTAAGTTTGAAATTGCACATGGTGGAACCTTGTTTCTGGATGAAATTGGTGAATTACCACTGTCTCTTCAAGCGAAATTATTACGGGTTTTGCAAAGTGGTGAGATACAGCGAGTGGGCAGTGATCGACATAAAGAAGTAGATGTACGAATTGTTGCTGCGACAAACCGTAATCTGCTTGAAGAAATTGAACGTAAGCAATTTCGGGCCGACTTATATCACCGCTTGTCTGTTTATCCGATTACCGTACCACCGCTACGTGATCGAGAAAACGATATATTGTTGCTGGCGGGATATTTTATGGAGGCAAATCAACGTCGGCTGGGTGTGAGGGGGCTTCGGTTATCACAGGCGGCTCAGCAGGCTTTGCTCGCTTATAACTGGCCCGGAAATGTGCGAGAGCTCGAACATTTAATTAGCCGGGCTGCGTTAAAAGCAATTGCCGGTAAAAAACATCCGGATCCGGTGATATTGCAGGAAAAGAATTTAGGTTTGCACCTCGTGGATTCTGATACGGATTCTGTTGAGGAAGAATTAATAACGGGGTTAACACCAGAATGGAGCCGGTTTAGTCATTTTGACAACGTCCGAGATGCACAGGATGAGTTTCTCAGATATCTGATCCAAGAAAGGTTGGACCAGTTTGATGGTAATCGAAGTGCTGCAGCGCGTTCTTTGGGGTTAGACAGAGGAAATTTTCATCGTTTGATGAAACGATTAGAGTAA
- a CDS encoding cytochrome c oxidase subunit 3, with product MYQGLSSRQAKVLPGNAGVWLFIFVEITTFALFFLTYSVLYRLNGSSFEQYKAVLHLNLGVINTIMLLTSSLFVALAVNKAKIQQNTRVAGYLLLAMICGFVYIGTKFWEWQQLYSIGYTLHTNTFFSFYFFLTLFHWLHVILALIILNNFRSRYQKADPPPSLEGLQSAGSYWHMVDMLWIILFLLIYIV from the coding sequence ATGTATCAGGGTCTCAGTAGCAGACAAGCAAAAGTTTTGCCGGGTAATGCTGGTGTTTGGTTATTCATTTTTGTAGAGATTACGACGTTTGCGTTATTTTTTCTGACCTACTCCGTTTTGTATCGTCTAAATGGCAGTTCGTTTGAGCAGTATAAAGCCGTCCTACATTTAAACTTGGGGGTTATCAACACCATCATGTTATTGACTTCCAGTCTGTTTGTTGCCTTGGCTGTCAATAAAGCGAAGATACAACAGAATACTCGTGTTGCCGGGTATTTGTTGCTGGCGATGATCTGTGGTTTTGTATATATAGGTACAAAATTCTGGGAGTGGCAGCAGCTTTATAGTATTGGCTATACCCTGCATACCAATACCTTTTTTAGTTTTTATTTCTTTCTGACTTTATTCCATTGGTTACACGTTATTCTGGCATTGATCATTCTGAATAATTTTCGCAGCCGTTATCAAAAAGCGGATCCACCACCAAGTCTGGAAGGGCTTCAGTCTGCGGGCAGCTACTGGCACATGGTCGACATGTTGTGGATCATTCTGTTTTTACTCATTTATATAGTCTGA
- a CDS encoding cytochrome C oxidase subunit IV family protein codes for MKLWFYWLFLITATGMMAAFNIKSFQLLILLLTIVKLLTICEVFMEMNHAPTLWRSAMQLYSVMLPVTCFFIINF; via the coding sequence ATGAAATTATGGTTTTATTGGTTATTTCTGATAACTGCAACGGGCATGATGGCCGCTTTTAATATTAAAAGTTTTCAATTGCTGATCTTGCTGTTAACAATTGTAAAACTGCTAACTATCTGCGAAGTCTTCATGGAAATGAATCACGCCCCTACGCTTTGGCGAAGTGCCATGCAACTGTATTCAGTGATGTTACCGGTAACGTGTTTTTTCATCATTAATTTTTGA
- a CDS encoding NnrS family protein: MQKLNKRWQIFSSAPHRLFFFTGTMQALLAMLWWFSDLSGRFTDFDMPVNWVIPANDAHAFLMIYGFFAFFIFGFLMTTYPRWMQGEEVDRKLYIPAFSLLNAGILLFYIGLISNTFILTIALVIFLIGWSFGLYALLQVYLRAKHPDKRHATITSVMLVIAWVMIAGFISGHFEMVRLAKIGGVWLFLLPLFFAVSHRMIPFFSANVLPNYDIIRPYRALSLVLLFAIIHAILEMGNLYAWLWLVDLPMAIIGFYLTVKWQSFKSLAHPLLAMLHISFVWFGIAMTLYTLQSFYLLLTGEYILLRAPLHALVIGYFSSMLLAMITRVTLGHSGRPLILDMASWALFLSFQYVTILRIAADIPGISSLFTGWLYLAAGSLWLLCFGVWSYKYAPIYLNPRADGRAG, encoded by the coding sequence ATGCAAAAGCTGAATAAACGTTGGCAGATATTTTCATCCGCACCACATCGTCTGTTCTTTTTTACAGGTACCATGCAAGCACTATTAGCCATGCTGTGGTGGTTTAGTGATTTAAGCGGTCGCTTTACCGACTTTGACATGCCGGTTAACTGGGTAATTCCGGCTAATGATGCGCACGCTTTCTTGATGATTTATGGTTTTTTTGCTTTTTTCATTTTTGGCTTTCTAATGACTACTTACCCTCGATGGATGCAGGGCGAAGAAGTTGATAGAAAACTGTATATCCCAGCATTCTCTTTGCTGAATGCAGGTATCTTATTGTTTTATATCGGGCTCATCAGCAACACGTTTATACTAACAATTGCTTTGGTGATCTTTCTTATAGGATGGTCTTTCGGACTATATGCTTTGTTGCAGGTTTATCTGCGAGCTAAACATCCCGACAAACGCCACGCAACCATTACGAGCGTAATGCTGGTTATTGCCTGGGTGATGATTGCCGGTTTCATCTCAGGACATTTTGAGATGGTGCGATTGGCCAAAATTGGTGGTGTCTGGTTATTTCTGCTTCCTTTATTTTTTGCTGTCAGTCATCGGATGATTCCTTTTTTTTCCGCCAATGTGCTGCCAAATTATGACATTATCCGACCATACCGGGCTTTATCACTCGTTCTGTTGTTTGCCATTATCCATGCGATCTTGGAAATGGGTAATCTTTATGCCTGGCTTTGGCTGGTTGACTTACCGATGGCCATTATTGGCTTTTACCTGACAGTCAAATGGCAAAGTTTTAAGAGCCTTGCCCACCCGCTTTTAGCCATGTTGCACATCAGCTTTGTCTGGTTTGGTATCGCCATGACGCTCTATACTCTTCAGAGCTTTTATCTGCTTTTGACTGGAGAATACATTTTACTCAGAGCGCCACTGCACGCACTCGTGATTGGTTATTTCAGCTCAATGCTGTTAGCCATGATAACCAGAGTCACACTGGGACATTCCGGCCGGCCGCTAATACTTGACATGGCCAGCTGGGCACTTTTTTTGTCTTTTCAGTATGTCACCATCTTAAGGATAGCAGCGGATATCCCCGGTATATCGTCTCTTTTCACCGGTTGGCTGTATCTTGCTGCCGGATCGCTCTGGTTACTGTGTTTTGGCGTATGGAGCTACAAATATGCCCCCATCTACTTGAACCCTCGAGCTGATGGACGAGCAGGCTAG
- the moaA gene encoding GTP 3',8-cyclase MoaA — MADIQKHAGLVDGLGRQIDYLRISVTDRCDFRCVYCMSEKMTFLPRQQILSLEEVERLAAFFVSQGVKKIRLTGGEPLVRKGIVKLCAKISELPGLRELVMTTNGSQLTNLAKPLAEAGVKRLNISLDSLNAEKFNAITRTGSLSQVLAGIDAASQAGFEHIKLNVVVMKGRNADEVPDLIDFILDRGLDISFIEEIPLGNVGHSRGETFCSSEEVRSIISQKHFLIDSTENSGGPARYVRVKGYSQSRIGFISPHSNSFCATCNRLRLTAEGRLLLCLGEENSLDMRSLIRRYPTTDAPIQKALLNALQVKPAQHNFSIEGPAKVIRFMNMTGG, encoded by the coding sequence ATGGCTGACATTCAGAAGCATGCAGGACTGGTAGATGGGCTGGGACGACAGATTGATTATTTGCGGATATCAGTAACCGATCGATGTGATTTCCGCTGTGTTTACTGCATGTCAGAGAAGATGACTTTTCTTCCTCGGCAACAAATACTCAGTCTTGAAGAAGTTGAGCGTTTAGCCGCATTTTTTGTTAGTCAGGGAGTGAAGAAAATTCGCTTGACGGGTGGCGAACCACTGGTACGAAAAGGCATTGTTAAACTCTGTGCCAAAATAAGTGAATTACCTGGCCTTCGAGAACTGGTAATGACCACTAATGGTTCGCAGCTAACCAATCTGGCCAAACCGTTGGCTGAGGCTGGTGTAAAACGTTTGAACATCAGTCTGGATAGCCTGAATGCGGAAAAATTCAACGCTATTACCCGAACCGGTAGCTTGTCTCAGGTTCTGGCGGGTATCGATGCTGCAAGTCAGGCTGGGTTTGAGCATATCAAACTGAATGTGGTGGTGATGAAAGGACGCAATGCCGATGAAGTACCGGATCTGATTGACTTCATTCTGGATCGGGGACTGGATATCAGCTTTATTGAGGAAATACCCTTGGGAAATGTCGGCCATTCACGAGGTGAGACATTTTGCTCCAGTGAAGAAGTCCGCTCGATTATCAGTCAAAAGCACTTTCTGATCGACAGCACTGAAAACAGCGGTGGCCCGGCACGCTATGTTCGGGTTAAAGGTTACTCACAAAGTCGCATTGGTTTTATTTCTCCTCATTCAAACAGTTTCTGTGCCACCTGCAACCGCCTTCGCCTGACGGCTGAAGGTCGGTTATTGTTATGTCTGGGAGAGGAAAACTCTCTGGATATGCGTTCACTGATCCGGCGTTATCCAACAACAGACGCACCGATACAGAAAGCCCTGCTTAATGCCTTGCAAGTCAAGCCGGCACAACATAATTTTTCTATCGAAGGCCCTGCAAAAGTAATTCGTTTTATGAATATGACGGGAGGTTAA
- a CDS encoding putative zinc-binding protein, protein MSSNQLPIVYSCSGCSNVAQLANTLALRLDRSGAAEMSCIAGVGGKVPKMVRTARSGRRIVAIDGCKMHCTLACLDNIDVEPDLHLTLSDFGLRKRYGEDCNLEQADSLEAEIKQKLELLQNTTVTESV, encoded by the coding sequence ATGTCTTCCAACCAATTGCCTATTGTGTACTCGTGTTCCGGCTGCTCAAATGTAGCTCAGTTGGCGAATACTCTAGCGCTACGACTGGATCGTTCTGGTGCTGCAGAAATGTCCTGTATTGCCGGTGTGGGCGGTAAAGTGCCAAAAATGGTTCGTACTGCTCGTTCCGGACGACGGATTGTGGCCATCGATGGTTGCAAAATGCATTGCACGCTGGCCTGTCTTGATAATATTGATGTAGAACCTGATTTACATTTGACGCTAAGCGATTTCGGTTTACGTAAGCGTTACGGTGAAGACTGTAATCTAGAGCAAGCGGATAGCCTCGAAGCAGAGATAAAACAAAAGCTGGAACTCCTGCAAAATACAACTGTTACTGAAAGCGTTTGA